Proteins encoded in a region of the Synechococcus sp. BIOS-U3-1 genome:
- a CDS encoding acetyltransferase, whose product MVERILIYGNGQMAEIVYTYLKADPRYEVVGFTCDSNYISEEAYFGLPLYEFETIEKKVPPESCKMLIVMSSREVNETRKSRYMTAKTKGYNFISYISPHALIFSTAKVGENCFILENNVIQHFAEIGNNVIMWSGNHFGHHSKLESHSFVTSHVVISGRCTIGESCFIGVNSTIRDGLHIGERAVIGAGANILRDIPSSSVVMGLPGRIISSDSSTANIF is encoded by the coding sequence ATGGTTGAACGAATATTGATTTATGGAAATGGCCAAATGGCCGAAATTGTATATACTTATTTAAAGGCAGATCCGCGCTATGAAGTAGTTGGTTTTACATGCGATTCGAATTATATCTCTGAGGAAGCTTATTTTGGATTACCTTTATATGAATTTGAAACTATTGAGAAAAAAGTTCCGCCCGAGAGCTGCAAAATGCTTATTGTTATGAGTTCAAGAGAAGTGAATGAAACAAGAAAAAGTCGTTATATGACAGCAAAAACAAAAGGGTATAACTTTATATCTTATATAAGCCCGCATGCACTTATTTTTTCAACAGCAAAGGTTGGGGAAAACTGTTTTATATTAGAAAACAATGTTATACAACACTTTGCAGAGATCGGAAATAATGTAATTATGTGGAGTGGAAATCATTTTGGACATCATTCAAAGCTTGAATCTCACTCATTCGTGACATCCCATGTTGTAATTAGTGGGAGGTGCACTATCGGAGAATCATGCTTTATAGGAGTCAATAGTACAATTAGAGATGGCCTCCATATTGGAGAAAGGGCTGTGATTGGTGCAGGAGCAAACATCTTGAGGGATATACCTTCTTCATCAGTTGTCATGGGTCTACCTGGCAGAATAATCTCAAGTGACTCGTCCACAGCAAATATCTTTTGA